One window from the genome of Salvia miltiorrhiza cultivar Shanhuang (shh) chromosome 7, IMPLAD_Smil_shh, whole genome shotgun sequence encodes:
- the LOC130993877 gene encoding receptor-like protein kinase FERONIA, giving the protein MVNNASERRILEDEVASVENLRRLDDGYRGKQDFSLCLQPFFEKENTLACVLLNGLEFFKLNDSTRSFAAANLELMVDSSPPAKKKNGIVTYAVVGSVVDLLAVVAAIGFFILRRRQKMKDAATSITKSSWTTLSTARTSGSSAAISLPSDLYKYFSFNDIKTVTHNFVIGRGGFGNVYKALIDDDAVTVAIKRLNPFSSQGAREFLTEIEMLSKLRHLHLVSLIGYYDDDGEMILVYDYMAHGSLRDHIIHTSENSPLTWKQRLQISMGAAKGLHYFHTGTKHAIIHHDVKSTNILLDHNWVAKISDFGLSRMGHSNDSFTHISTNVKGTFGYLDPKYLSTNQLTRKSDVYAFGVVLFELLSGRPAVDVKLDEEQHSLAGWARFCVREGQVDRLIDTNLAGQISAACLNVFVGIAGRYIPGAGLRKSTAT; this is encoded by the exons ATGGTGAATAATGCCTCCGAGAGACGGATTCTCGAAGACGAAGTTGCGAGCGTTGAAAATCTACGGCGACTTGATGACGGATATCGTGGAAAGCAAGACTTTAGCCTATGTTTGCAACCTTTCTTTGAGAAAGAAAACACACTTGCCTGCGTGTTGCTAAATGGCTTAGAATTTTTCAAACTCAATGATTCCACAAGGAGTTTTGCAGCCGCCAACCTCGAGCTCATGGTGGATTCTTCTCCGCCAGCGAAGAAGAAAAACGGCATTGTGACATATGCTGTCGTAGGGAGTGTTGTCGACTTACTTGCGGTGGTTGCAGCCATTGGCTTCTTCATTCTCCGGCGGCGGCAGAAAATGAAGGACGCGGCCACGAGCATCACCAAGTCATCGTGGACAACACTTTCCACCGCCAGAACTAGTGGATCATCAGCTGCCATCTCCCTGCCCTCCGATCTCTACAAATACTTCTCTTTCAACGACATCAAAACCGTCACCCACAACTTCGTCATCGGCAGGGGAGGCTTCGGCAACGTCTACAAAGCCCTCATCGACGACGACGCCGTCACCGTCGCGATCAAGAg GCTCAACCCCTTCTCCAGCCAAGGCGCCCGCGAGTTCCTCACCGAGATCGAGATGCTCTCCAAGCTCCGCCACCTCCACCTGGTCTCCCTCATCGGCTACTACGACGACGACGGTGAGATGATCCTCGTCTACGACTACATGGCCCACGGCTCCCTCCGCGACCACATCATCCACACGTCCGAGAATTCACCATTAACGTGGAAACAACGCCTCCAAATTTCCATGGGCGCCGCAAAAGGACTGCACTATTTCCACACCGGCACCAAGCACGCCATCATCCACCACGACGTCAAGTCCACCAACATCCTCCTCGACCACAACTGGGTGGCCAAGATTTCAGATTTCGGGCTCTCCAGAATGGGACACTCGAACGATTCCTTCACGCACATCAGCACCAACGTCAAAGGCACCTTCGGCTACTTGGATCCCAAATACCTTTCAACCAATCAATTGACTAGAAAATCCGATGTGTATGCATTTGGAGTGGTTCTGTTTGAACTTCTCTCCGGAAGGCCTGCCGTGGATGTGAAGCTCGACGAGGAGCAACATAGCCTGGCCGGATGGGCTCGATTTTGTGTGCGTGAAGGGCAAGTGGATCGACTCATCGACACAAACCTCGCGGGGCAGATTTCAGCAGCTTGTTTGAATGTATTTGTTGGAATAGCAGGGAGATACATACCAGGGGCGGGGCTAAGAAAATCTACGGCGACTTGA